The following nucleotide sequence is from Streptomyces xiamenensis.
GTCGAAGGCGAAGGCCGAGGAACTGGGCCTGGAGTGGATCGCGGAGATCGGCGCGCACGGCAATGTGGCCGGTCCCGACAACTCGCTGCACTCGCAGCCCTCCAACGCGATCCTGCACGCGCTGCGCAAGGAGTCGCTGGAGGCCGGCGACCTGGATCTGGTGGAGATCAACGAGGCGTTCGCGGCCGTGGCGGCCCAGTCAATGAAGGATCTCGGGATTGGCCACGAAAGGGTGAATGTGAATGGCGGAGCGATTGCCCTGGGTCACCCGATCGGGGCATCCGGGGCGCGGATCGTCCTCCATCTCGCCCTCGAACTCGCCCGCCGCGGGGGCGGCACCGGTGCCGCCGCCCTGTGCGGCGGCGGTGGCCAGGGCGACGCGCTGATCCTGCGGGTGCCGCGCCGATGAGCGGGGCGGGGGCACGCACCGTGGACGTACCCGATCTCGTGGCCCGCGCCCGGCGCGGCGACCCGCGCGCGGTGGCCCGGCTGATCTCCGTGGTGGAGGGCGGCGCCCCCCAGCTGCGCGAGGTGATGGCGGCCCTCGCCCCGTACAGCGGCGGCGCGTACGTCATCGGGCTCACCGGCTCGCCCGGCGTCGGCAAGTCCACCTGCACCTCCGCGCTCACCACGGCCTACCGCCGGGCCGGGAAACGGGTCGGGGTGCTGGCCGTCGACCCGTCCTCCCCGTTCTCCGGCGGCGCGCTGCTGGGCGACCGGGTACGGATGAACGACCACGCCTCCGACCCCGGCGTCTACATCCGCTCCATGGCCACCCGGGGCCGGCTCGGCGGCCTCGCCGAGGCGGCCCCGCAGGCGGTCCGGGTGCTGGACGCGGCAGGCTGCGAGGTGATCCTGGTGGAGACCGTGGGCGTCGGGCAGTCGGAGGTGGAGATCGCCTCCCAGGCCGACACCACCGTGGTGCTGCTCGCGCCCGGAATGGGCGACGGCATCCAGGCCGCGAAGGCCGGGATCCTGGAGATCGGCGACATGTTCGTCGTCAACAAGGCCGACCGGGACGGCGCCGACGCCACCGTGCGCGAGCTCAACCACATGCTGGGCCTGGGCGCCCCGCGCGGCCCCGGCGACTGGCGCCCCACCGTCACCAAGACCGTCGCGGCGCGCGGCGAGGGCGTGGACGACGTGGTGGCGGCGCTGGAGAAACACCGCGCCTGGATGGAGGAACACGGCGAACTCACCGCCCGCCGCACCCGCCGCGCCGCCAAGGAGATCGAGACCGTCGCGCTGACCGCCCTGCGCGCCCGCATCGCCGACCTGAGCGGCGACCGCCGCCTGGCCGCCCTCTCCGCCCGCATCGTCGCCGGCGACCTCGACCCGTACGCGGCGGCCGACGCCCTGCTGGCGGAGGTGACCGGCCGGTGACGGCGGACCCCGCCGCCCACGGGGTGGCCGGTCCCGCGAGCGGACCGGCCACCCTCGCCGAGCCGGCCTTCCCCGCCGAGGAGTACGCGCAGCGGCTGTTCACCACGCGCGCCGCCATGGAACGGCGCGGGTTCGACGCCCTGCTCGTCACGGCGCCCGAGGACATCCACTATCTGTGCGGCCTGGACCACCAGGGCCACTTCGCGCTCACCGCGCTGCTGGTGCCGCTGTACGGCAGGCCCGTGCTGCTCGAACGCGCCATGGAGACCCCCACCGCCCTCGCCCAGACCCACGGCGTGGCGCACCACGGCTACGACGACGCCGGCGACCCGGCCGACGCCCTGCTGGAGGCGCTCACCCCGCTCCTGCCGGACGCCCCCGTCGTCGGCTACCAGGCCGACTCCCTCAGCCTGCCGCCCACCGCCTGGGACCGGCTGCGGACGTCGGCGGGCATCCTGTGGACCGACTGCCAGGACCTGCTGGGCGGCCAGCGCGCCGTCCACACCCCCCGCGAGATCACCCGCGTCCGCGAAGCCGCCCGGCTCTCCGACACCGCCATGACCGCCGGTCTCGACGCCGCCCGCGCCGGAGCGGGCGAACACGAGATCGCCGCCGCCGTCTACGCGGCCATGCTGACCGCGGGCGGCGACCTCCCCGCCTTCGCCCCGCTGGTGCGCGACACCGGCCGCCTCGACCGCGAACACCTCACCTGGTCACGGCGGCGACTGGGACCGGGCGACGGCGTCTTCCTCGAACTCTCCGCCGCCAGGGGCCGCTACCACGCCCCCCTCGCCCGGCTGCGCCCCGCCCCAGGATCCGGCGCCCCGGAAGGGGGCCGGGCCGCCGAGACCTCGCGCGCCGCCATGGACGCGCTGTGCGCGGCGCTGCGCCCGGGCGCCACCGCCGAGCGCGTCTTCCACACCTGGCGCGCGGTCATCGAGAGGGCCACCGGCATCCCGTACGAGCGCCACCACTGCGGCTACCTGGTCGGCATCGGCTTCCCGCCGGGCTGGATGGGCGGCACCCGCACCCTGCGCCCCGGCAACACCATGGAGCTGCGGGCGGGCATGACCTTCCACATCCAGTCCTGGCTGCTGGACACGCCGCTGGGCACGTACGCCTTCTCGGACACGGCCCTGGTCACCGAGGACGGCTGCGAGGTCCTCACCCGGACACCGCACCCGGAGTGAGCCGCGTCCGGGCGCGGCGCGCGCCCGGCGGTCATTCCGCGCCCGCCCGCGCGGCGCTACCGCGGGCCCGGCGGCTGGTCGGTGCGGGCGAAGGGCCCGTTGTCCGCGAAGACGAGCCGGGCGAAGTTCTCGCCGATGCGGCGGTGTCCTTCGGGACCGGGGTGGATCCCGTCGGGCAGCGGGAAGACGTCGTGGTCCCTCTCGCCGTAGAGGTCGAGTCCGTCGAGGTGGTGGAGGTCGGGGTCCTCGGCGGACCGCTGATCGACGATGTCGGCCAGGACGTCGCGGATGATCGTGAGCGTCAGCCGTCCGGCGGCGGTTTCGGCCGGATCCCCGGTGGCCTTGAACATCAGGGTTCCACCGGAGAGGTCCGGCATGAGAGGGCCGGGGGTGTTCTCGTGGGTGGGGCACAGGATGGGGGAGACCAGGAGCAGGGGGGTCGTCGGGTGGCCCTCGCGGATGGTGTCGAGGAAGCCGTGGACGGCGGGGGCGAAGGCGCGCAGGCGCATGGCGTCGCTGTTGACGACGTTGATGCCGAGCTTGAGGCTGATCAGATCCGCGGGGGTGTCGCGCATCGCGCGCGCGGTGAACGGGTCGACCTGGGCGCTGCCGCCGAATCCGAGGTTGATCAGCTCCACATCGCCCGCGGAGGCGGCCAGGGCGGGCCAGATGGTGCTGGGGGAGACGGCGTTGGATCCGTGGCTGATGGAACTGCCGTGGTGCAGCCACTTCCGGCGCCCCCTGTCGCGGGCGGGCCCGACGGGGGCGTCGGTGCGCAGGGCGATGACCTCGGTGATCTCCGCGTGCGGGAGCCAGATCTCGATGTCCTTCTCGCCGGTGGGGAGGCCGGTGAAGCGGGCGGTGCCGGCGGGGCCCGGGGTGAATTCCGCGGTCTGGGTCCGCATGTCGGTGATGGTGCGCAGGTTCCCGCCGTCCACGGTGGCCCGGGCGGTGAGACGGCCGTCGACGAGGAGGTCGTAGACGCCGTCCGGCGGGGGCGGGAAGCCCTGGTAGACGCGTTTGGTGGGCAGGGTGTCCAGGCACACGGTGGTGGCGCTGGTACGGAAGGCCAGCCGGACACCGGAGGGCTGGGCCTCGGCCACGGACAGCAGGTCGTCGGGGATCTGGCGGCGCGCCCAGGCGGGCAGCCGGTGTGGCAGCAGGCCGTGGGCGGTCTCTTCCACGTCGAGATGGCCGTGCAGGAGGTCGGCGGTGACGGGGGTGGTGATCAGGTTCTGTTCGATGCTCATTGCCTCAAAGCCTTGCGATTCCAGGGTGGCCGGTCAGGGGCGGAACGGCGCCGCAACGCGGTCGACGGCACCGGCCGCCTCCAGGGGCACTGCCGTGGAAGCCGCTGCCCAGCACGCGGACCGTGTGCGCACGCGCAGTATGCCTATAGTCAGTAGACATCTCCCTATAGGTTATAGGCAAGCGGCGTACTCGCTAAGGTTCGGTGGCTGTGCCGAGGGGCGAGCGCGGCGGCCCG
It contains:
- a CDS encoding M24 family metallopeptidase; the encoded protein is MTADPAAHGVAGPASGPATLAEPAFPAEEYAQRLFTTRAAMERRGFDALLVTAPEDIHYLCGLDHQGHFALTALLVPLYGRPVLLERAMETPTALAQTHGVAHHGYDDAGDPADALLEALTPLLPDAPVVGYQADSLSLPPTAWDRLRTSAGILWTDCQDLLGGQRAVHTPREITRVREAARLSDTAMTAGLDAARAGAGEHEIAAAVYAAMLTAGGDLPAFAPLVRDTGRLDREHLTWSRRRLGPGDGVFLELSAARGRYHAPLARLRPAPGSGAPEGGRAAETSRAAMDALCAALRPGATAERVFHTWRAVIERATGIPYERHHCGYLVGIGFPPGWMGGTRTLRPGNTMELRAGMTFHIQSWLLDTPLGTYAFSDTALVTEDGCEVLTRTPHPE
- a CDS encoding GDSL-type esterase/lipase family protein, with product MSIEQNLITTPVTADLLHGHLDVEETAHGLLPHRLPAWARRQIPDDLLSVAEAQPSGVRLAFRTSATTVCLDTLPTKRVYQGFPPPPDGVYDLLVDGRLTARATVDGGNLRTITDMRTQTAEFTPGPAGTARFTGLPTGEKDIEIWLPHAEITEVIALRTDAPVGPARDRGRRKWLHHGSSISHGSNAVSPSTIWPALAASAGDVELINLGFGGSAQVDPFTARAMRDTPADLISLKLGINVVNSDAMRLRAFAPAVHGFLDTIREGHPTTPLLLVSPILCPTHENTPGPLMPDLSGGTLMFKATGDPAETAAGRLTLTIIRDVLADIVDQRSAEDPDLHHLDGLDLYGERDHDVFPLPDGIHPGPEGHRRIGENFARLVFADNGPFARTDQPPGPR
- the meaB gene encoding methylmalonyl Co-A mutase-associated GTPase MeaB; this encodes MSGAGARTVDVPDLVARARRGDPRAVARLISVVEGGAPQLREVMAALAPYSGGAYVIGLTGSPGVGKSTCTSALTTAYRRAGKRVGVLAVDPSSPFSGGALLGDRVRMNDHASDPGVYIRSMATRGRLGGLAEAAPQAVRVLDAAGCEVILVETVGVGQSEVEIASQADTTVVLLAPGMGDGIQAAKAGILEIGDMFVVNKADRDGADATVRELNHMLGLGAPRGPGDWRPTVTKTVAARGEGVDDVVAALEKHRAWMEEHGELTARRTRRAAKEIETVALTALRARIADLSGDRRLAALSARIVAGDLDPYAAADALLAEVTGR